In a single window of the Littorina saxatilis isolate snail1 linkage group LG3, US_GU_Lsax_2.0, whole genome shotgun sequence genome:
- the LOC138961263 gene encoding probable basic-leucine zipper transcription factor Q, producing MTSTRFGMIGVVLFVVALSELKAYQWDGGPEDKAKITACLGGRASFPWSIVTGHDGETILNLDWWFQAPDKKKTQIATYESKHFYATDDVRVGFLPNAGLSIRFARPRDSGNYSVQVEIQQANSSLNSSVSRTVTLFVSDRPPATQDGALYVTLSDAVRDDVTEDWTLQLNCGQFVDLGYPPVDVVWKTPSGEVRKSSYQDNDTFVLSLSSPVQGGNYSCHLSPFAPAARCLTATSPLKAPAHLYVDVRLLYLEARQRELEQANEYQENLLQHQAMQILQHNGIMANMVQVNKDQAMQISQQNGTIEDMVQVNKDQAMQISQLNGTIQDMVQVNKDQANLLQHQTMQISQQNGTIQDMVQGNKDQANLLQRQTMQISQQNGTMGEMKAELVEVMQANKDQANLLQHQTMQISQQNGTMGEMKAELVEVMQANKDQAMQISQQNGTIEDMVQVNKDQAMQISQLNGTIQDMVQVNKDQANLLQHQTMQISQQNGTIQEHTGDTVTVPLRFVSGALTLCIWCK from the exons AGTTGAAGGCGTATCAGTGGGACGGAGGCCCTGAAGACAAGGCGAAGATCACGGCATGTCTAGGAGGCAGAGCGTCCTTCCCTTGGTCTATAGTGACGGGACATGATGGAGAGACTATTCTCAACCTTGACTGGTGGTTTCAG GCACCAGACAAGAAAAAGACACAGATAGCAACCTACGAAAGCAAACATTTCTACGCGACGGACGACGTGCGTGTGGGATTTCTCCCTAACGCGGGACTGTCTATACGCTTCGCCAGACCTCGGGATTCCGGCAACTATTCAGTGCAAGTGGAGATTCAGCAAGCAAACTCGTCTCTAAATTCTTCAGTTTCGAGGACGGTGACGTTGTTTGTTTCCG ACAGACCCCCAGCTACACAAGATGGTGCTCTCTACGTCACACTGAGTGACGCGGTTCGAGATGACGTCACAGAGGACTGGACACTGCAGCTAAACTGTGGTCAATTTGTGGACCTTGGTTATCCCCCTGTTGATGTCGTCTGgaag ACGCCATCAGGTGAGGTGAGGAAGAGCAGCTACCAGGACAATGACACGTTCGTCCTGTCTCTGTCCAGCCCTGTCCAGGGAGGTAACTATTCCTGTCACTTGTCCCCTTTTGCCCCCGCTGCCCGCTGTCTGACCGCTACCTCCCCGCTGAAAGCTCCAGCCCACCTCTACGTGGACGTCAGGTTGTTGTACTTGGAGGCCCGCCAGAGGGAGCTAGAGCAGGCGAACGAGTACCAGGAGAACCTTCTTCAACACCAGGCGATGCAGATCTTGCAACATAATGGAATCATGGCAAATATGGTGCAAGTGAACAAGGACCAGGCGATGCAGATCTCGCAACAGAATGGAACCATAGAAGATATGGTGCAAGTGAACAAGGACCAGGCGATGCAGATCTCGCAACTGAATGGAACCATACAAGATATGGTGCAAGTGAACAAGGACCAGGCGAACCTTCTTCAACACCAGACGATGCAGATCTCGCAACAGAATGGAACCATACAAGATATGGTGCAAGGGAACAAGGACCAGGCGAACCTTCTTCAACGCCAGACAATGCAGATCTCGCAACAGAATGGAACCATGGGAGAAATGAAAGCAGAACTTGTTGAGGTGATGCAAGCAAACAAGGACCAGGCGAATCTTCTTCAACACCAGACAATGCAGATCTCGCAACAGAATGGAACCATGGGAGAAATGAAAGCAGAACTTGTTGAGGTGATGCAAGCAAACAAGGACCAGGCGATGCAGATCTCGCAACAGAATGGAACCATAGAAGATATGGTGCAAGTGAACAAGGACCAGGCGATGCAGATCTCGCAACTGAATGGAACCATACAAGATATGGTGCAAGTGAACAAGGACCAGGCGAACCTTCTTCAACACCAGACGATGCAGATCTCGCAACAGAATGGAACCATACAAgaacacaccggtgacactgtgacggttcccctacgctttgtgtccggtgccctgaccctttgt ATATGGTGCAAGTGA